From one Rhodopirellula islandica genomic stretch:
- a CDS encoding alpha-amylase family glycosyl hydrolase, translated as MNAMHTNALMHAVRNGVKDSRAQSALNRLLPRLESFWEVENVSQREADEIQLRIVQHWDDLFGHLVHLYGDQWDFFYHLEQILLTIIRGWRMRPEPLKNDDENRINNPEWYQSEKLVGGALYVDLFSENLGELRKQIPYFQDLGLTYLHLMPLFAVRPGNNDGGYAISNYRSVDPRVGTIDDLRLLAEDLREAGILLVLDFVFNHTADDHYWAQQAQSGNEEYQKYYFIFPDRSVPDQYERTLREIFPTVRRGNFTWHDGMQQWVWTTFNSFQWDLNYRNPEVFRAMLSEMLFIANTGVDLLRLDAVAFIWKQMGTNCENLPEAHTLIRAFNSCVRIAAPGLVFKSEAIVHPDDVVRYISHKECQTSYNPTLMALMWESLATRDTKLLRRSLARRHKLPERTTWVNYLRCHDDIGWTFDDADAAAVGIEAFGHRQFLNAFYTGQFEGSFARGVPFQHNPDNGDMRISGTLASLAGLEQAIEADRDDWKELAIRRILLLNAMMLSVGGIPLVYLGEEWGALNDYDFVKDPAKAGDTRWVHRPKMQWKFLDELGDDGSIRGRIYRSIRKLIAIRKMTPAFGGLDMELLILESPHLLGYVRQHEGNRVIVVANFCEHPQQIDSNRLRTAGMGRFFEDLYSGQTITTSHPLELGPYEFMWLHRV; from the coding sequence ATGAACGCAATGCACACCAATGCGCTGATGCACGCGGTTCGCAATGGCGTGAAGGATTCGCGGGCGCAGAGCGCGCTGAATCGTTTGCTGCCACGATTGGAATCGTTTTGGGAGGTCGAAAACGTCTCTCAAAGAGAAGCCGACGAAATTCAATTGCGAATCGTTCAGCACTGGGATGACCTGTTCGGTCACTTGGTGCACTTGTATGGCGATCAATGGGATTTCTTTTATCACCTCGAACAGATCCTGCTCACGATCATTCGTGGCTGGCGGATGCGCCCGGAGCCGTTGAAAAACGACGATGAAAATCGGATCAATAATCCGGAGTGGTACCAGTCGGAGAAGTTGGTTGGCGGGGCGTTGTATGTGGACTTGTTCAGCGAGAACCTCGGTGAGTTGCGGAAGCAGATCCCCTACTTTCAAGATCTCGGGCTGACCTATTTGCACCTGATGCCGCTGTTCGCAGTGCGTCCGGGCAACAATGACGGCGGCTACGCGATCAGCAATTATCGCAGCGTCGATCCTCGTGTCGGAACGATCGATGATTTGCGTTTGCTGGCCGAAGATCTTCGTGAAGCGGGGATCTTGTTGGTGCTGGATTTCGTGTTCAATCACACCGCGGATGATCACTACTGGGCACAGCAGGCTCAGTCAGGAAACGAAGAGTATCAAAAGTACTACTTCATCTTTCCTGATCGCAGTGTGCCGGATCAGTACGAGCGGACGCTGCGTGAAATCTTTCCCACCGTCCGTCGCGGGAACTTCACCTGGCATGATGGCATGCAGCAGTGGGTTTGGACCACGTTCAACAGCTTTCAGTGGGATTTGAATTATCGAAACCCGGAAGTCTTTCGAGCGATGTTGTCGGAGATGTTGTTCATCGCCAACACGGGAGTTGACTTGTTGCGTCTGGATGCGGTTGCGTTCATCTGGAAGCAAATGGGAACGAATTGCGAGAATCTTCCCGAAGCCCATACGTTGATTCGAGCGTTCAATTCCTGTGTTCGAATCGCAGCCCCGGGACTGGTGTTCAAAAGTGAAGCCATCGTTCACCCCGATGACGTCGTCCGGTACATCAGTCACAAAGAATGCCAGACTTCCTACAATCCAACGCTGATGGCGCTGATGTGGGAGTCGCTCGCGACGCGCGATACGAAGCTGTTGCGACGTTCGCTTGCGCGGCGTCACAAGTTGCCCGAGCGGACCACGTGGGTGAACTACTTGCGCTGCCATGACGACATTGGTTGGACGTTTGACGATGCGGACGCTGCGGCGGTTGGCATTGAAGCCTTTGGGCATCGCCAGTTTCTGAATGCGTTTTACACCGGCCAATTCGAAGGCTCCTTCGCGCGCGGGGTCCCGTTTCAGCACAATCCTGACAACGGTGACATGCGGATCAGCGGCACGCTGGCTTCGCTCGCGGGGTTGGAACAAGCGATCGAAGCCGATCGAGATGATTGGAAGGAACTAGCGATCCGCCGAATCCTGTTGCTCAACGCGATGATGCTCAGTGTCGGCGGGATTCCGCTGGTTTACTTGGGCGAAGAGTGGGGCGCGCTGAACGACTACGATTTCGTCAAGGATCCTGCGAAGGCCGGGGACACCCGATGGGTTCACCGGCCGAAGATGCAGTGGAAGTTCTTGGACGAACTGGGAGACGACGGCTCGATCCGAGGCCGTATTTATCGATCGATTCGCAAGCTGATTGCGATTCGCAAGATGACACCCGCGTTTGGTGGGTTGGACATGGAGTTGTTGATTCTCGAATCGCCTCACCTGCTCGGTTACGTCCGCCAACACGAAGGCAATCGGGTGATTGTGGTCGCGAACTTCTGTGAGCATCCGCAGCAGATCGACAGCAATCGACTTCGGACGGCAGGGATGGGGCGTTTCTTTGAAGACCTGTACTCCGGTCAAACGATCACAACGTCCCATCCACTGGAACTGGGGCCCTACGAGTTCATGTGGCTGCATCGCGTTTGA
- a CDS encoding carbohydrate kinase family protein, which produces MTDSSIARSQDPPAGVAIIVGEVLWDCFPDRQVLGGAPLNVAWNLAGFGLLPLFVSAVGDDDLGTEILRRMRLWGLSTDGVAVLPGVSTGTVAVTLLNGEPQYEIVRGVAYDQIPVPNESVLESVKQRIREATQQGLPSLLYHGTLAYRSPSNRETIHRLRDHFADDEATQLDVFFDINVRKPHYDVAWLDDLMPGAGLVKLNEDEMSDLAGRKLSSSSDRRAAARELLDKYSNLKCLLVTLGADGAECHLSESSQSSGVGDAKPITVAAPEPDPLIDPVGAGDAFASVVIAGHLRNLPVEPTLKRATRFASQVCGLPGATSDETSFYRIDFTEDPHRVPDD; this is translated from the coding sequence ATGACCGATTCGTCGATTGCCCGCAGTCAAGATCCTCCGGCAGGCGTGGCAATCATCGTGGGTGAAGTGCTTTGGGATTGTTTCCCTGATCGCCAAGTTCTTGGCGGTGCTCCGCTGAATGTGGCTTGGAATTTGGCAGGCTTCGGACTGCTGCCTTTGTTCGTCAGCGCGGTGGGGGATGACGATCTCGGCACTGAAATTCTGCGCCGGATGCGTTTGTGGGGATTGTCCACCGACGGCGTCGCTGTTTTGCCGGGCGTTTCCACTGGCACCGTCGCGGTGACGCTTCTGAATGGCGAGCCACAATACGAAATCGTTCGCGGTGTGGCCTACGACCAGATCCCCGTGCCCAACGAATCCGTGTTGGAATCGGTAAAACAACGAATTCGCGAAGCCACCCAGCAAGGTCTGCCTTCGTTGCTGTATCACGGAACATTGGCTTATCGAAGTCCAAGCAATCGTGAAACCATTCACCGCCTCCGCGATCACTTTGCGGACGACGAAGCCACTCAGCTCGACGTGTTCTTTGACATCAATGTTCGGAAGCCACACTACGACGTGGCTTGGTTGGATGACCTGATGCCTGGAGCGGGGTTGGTCAAATTGAATGAGGACGAAATGAGCGACCTGGCTGGTCGCAAATTATCCAGCTCATCCGACCGGCGAGCAGCGGCACGCGAATTGCTTGATAAGTACAGCAATCTCAAATGTCTCCTGGTGACGCTCGGCGCGGACGGTGCGGAGTGTCATTTGAGCGAATCCAGCCAATCCAGTGGCGTCGGTGATGCAAAACCGATCACCGTGGCCGCTCCGGAACCAGACCCTCTGATCGACCCGGTCGGTGCCGGGGACGCGTTTGCGTCGGTGGTGATCGCCGGGCATTTGAGAAATCTTCCGGTGGAGCCAACCCTGAAACGTGCAACTCGGTTTGCATCTCAGGTGTGTGGGCTGCCGGGAGCGACCAGCGACGAGACCAGTTTTTATCGGATTGATTTCACCGAGGATCCCCATCGCGTTCCGGATGATTGA
- a CDS encoding HAD family hydrolase translates to MSMPASGTLRVTLLSLHGLIRARDPELGRDADTGGQIKYVLELAEELSRREEIESVELVTRQIFDERVGPDYAQVEEVINSKAKIVRVPFGPKRYLRKEGLWPYLETFIDQMLGHYRRVGLPDLIHGHYADAGYAGGQLARLLHVPYVFTGHSLGRVKRQRLIAASQESKAPKPPRDLDRKFKFTVREEAEEFALETASLVITSTGQEVEEQYAIYDHYQPGRMEVIPPGVDLKQFYPVDETEPLPRIHDQLTPFLKDAEKPMVVAMARPDERKNIEMLVRVFGENPKFREMANLVLVLGSREDLREMPSGQRRVLTNVLHLIDVYNLYGHVAYPKSHRPSDVPDLYRLTARRKGIFVNPALTEPFGLTLLEAAASGVPIVATNDGGPSDIIANCQNGLLIDPLSAEEIDHALMRGLTEPEQWQTWSENGIEGSRTHYSWSNHVDRYLRDVTEIIEQSATPALAQSAGRTTRRLPEFDRIIMTDLDNTLTGDDDALADFVDLLNTAGRDIGFGIDTGRSLDEAMALITKLNLPRPDVLSAAVGTELYYGQDLTPDLSWRKQIKHHWQPKLVHEVLDDVPGLFLQPEKDQTEFKISYRIDPEASPAVAQIRKMLRSAGLRVKVVLSLGSFLDIIPLRGGSELSLRHLAYRWGFEPERLLVAGDCGNDEGMLKGGTLGVVVGNYSPELDKLRRLPRIYFAEGHHARGIMEGIEYYDFLNHIRIPNDRIEHEPGKHRTSETAGDESNEQHDEPSAGEMNDDPHQRQSSETATAS, encoded by the coding sequence ATGAGTATGCCCGCCAGCGGGACACTTCGCGTCACTTTGCTTAGTTTGCACGGACTGATCCGTGCTCGAGATCCCGAGCTTGGTCGAGACGCGGACACGGGAGGACAGATCAAATACGTTCTCGAATTAGCGGAAGAGCTTTCGCGTCGAGAAGAAATTGAATCCGTGGAATTGGTCACGCGGCAAATCTTCGACGAGCGGGTCGGTCCGGACTACGCCCAGGTCGAAGAGGTCATCAATTCAAAAGCGAAAATCGTTCGCGTGCCGTTTGGCCCCAAACGATATCTCCGCAAAGAAGGTCTCTGGCCTTATTTGGAGACCTTCATTGATCAGATGTTGGGGCACTACCGGCGAGTTGGTTTGCCTGATTTGATCCACGGGCACTACGCCGACGCGGGTTACGCGGGCGGCCAACTGGCTCGTCTTCTTCACGTTCCCTACGTCTTCACGGGGCACTCCCTGGGACGAGTCAAACGCCAGCGTCTGATCGCGGCATCGCAAGAATCCAAGGCTCCCAAGCCGCCTCGGGATTTGGACCGGAAGTTCAAATTCACCGTCCGCGAAGAAGCGGAAGAGTTCGCACTTGAGACCGCGTCGCTGGTGATCACCAGCACTGGTCAAGAAGTGGAGGAACAGTACGCGATTTACGATCACTACCAACCCGGTCGGATGGAAGTCATCCCGCCGGGCGTTGATCTCAAGCAGTTCTACCCCGTCGACGAGACGGAGCCGCTGCCACGGATCCACGACCAGCTCACACCCTTTTTGAAGGACGCCGAAAAGCCGATGGTGGTCGCCATGGCTCGTCCTGACGAACGCAAAAACATTGAGATGTTGGTTCGAGTGTTCGGTGAGAATCCCAAGTTTCGCGAAATGGCGAATTTGGTTCTCGTCCTGGGGTCCCGAGAAGACCTTCGCGAGATGCCCTCTGGCCAGCGTCGAGTTCTCACCAACGTGTTGCATCTGATTGATGTTTACAACTTGTACGGTCACGTTGCGTATCCGAAGTCGCATCGACCCAGTGATGTCCCGGACTTGTATCGACTGACCGCCCGCCGCAAGGGGATTTTCGTCAACCCAGCGTTGACGGAACCGTTTGGTTTGACACTGTTGGAGGCGGCTGCCAGTGGCGTTCCGATCGTTGCCACCAATGACGGTGGCCCCAGTGATATCATCGCCAACTGCCAAAACGGATTGCTGATCGACCCGCTTTCAGCAGAGGAAATTGATCATGCGTTGATGCGAGGTTTGACCGAACCAGAGCAGTGGCAGACTTGGTCGGAAAACGGCATCGAGGGGTCGCGAACGCACTACAGTTGGAGCAACCACGTTGACCGTTACCTGCGAGACGTGACTGAGATCATCGAGCAGTCCGCCACCCCCGCGTTGGCACAATCGGCAGGCCGAACGACGCGTCGACTGCCTGAGTTCGACCGCATCATCATGACGGACCTCGACAACACGTTGACCGGCGACGACGATGCGTTGGCCGACTTTGTTGATCTGTTGAACACGGCAGGTCGGGACATCGGGTTCGGGATCGACACCGGCCGATCTCTCGACGAAGCGATGGCGTTGATCACCAAGCTCAACTTGCCTCGTCCAGATGTTTTGTCGGCCGCGGTGGGGACGGAACTTTATTACGGCCAAGACCTCACTCCCGACCTTTCATGGCGAAAGCAGATCAAGCACCACTGGCAGCCCAAGCTGGTTCATGAAGTGCTGGACGATGTGCCGGGATTGTTTCTGCAGCCGGAAAAGGACCAAACCGAGTTCAAAATCAGTTATCGGATCGACCCAGAAGCATCGCCGGCGGTCGCGCAAATCCGCAAAATGCTTCGTTCGGCGGGACTTCGTGTGAAAGTCGTGTTGTCGCTGGGATCGTTTTTAGACATCATCCCGCTCCGCGGCGGCAGCGAACTGTCGTTGCGACACCTTGCTTATCGCTGGGGTTTTGAACCGGAGCGATTGCTGGTCGCGGGTGACTGCGGCAATGACGAAGGCATGCTGAAGGGCGGCACATTGGGCGTCGTCGTGGGGAATTACAGTCCCGAGCTCGACAAGCTGCGTCGATTGCCACGGATTTACTTCGCCGAGGGGCATCACGCTCGCGGGATCATGGAAGGAATCGAGTACTACGATTTCTTGAACCATATCCGGATTCCGAACGATCGGATCGAGCACGAGCCTGGGAAGCACCGGACCAGCGAAACGGCAGGCGACGAATCGAACGAACAACATGACGAACCATCCGCAGGCGAAATGAATGACGACCCTCATCAACGTCAATCTTCCGAAACCGCCACTGCCTCCTGA